CACAATGGTCCTTCTTTAAAAACATCCGACAACGATTGACCCCGAAAGTCGACTAACATTTTGCCAATATTTTGTCAACGATAATTTCAGaatgtgttgaaacaagtgtgaaaaaaaaaatgagagaaatcaATCAGACTGACTTTATGATACAGAATTTTGAAGATGATGGCATGCCAACAATCATATAAACTAGGGTTGGGTAATTCAATGGGGTATCTGTCCAATCAATTACAATCGAATCACATGACCTATTTGGGAAGTGGTATTAATCCCAGGTTTACGTTTGTTGTGatgatgtgtttctatttgaattATCAGTAATGCGTCTTTTCGatattgttgttggtggtggtggtcgtcgtCGTCTGTGTGTTtctcgctgtgtgtgtgtttgtgtgtgtgtgtgtgtgtgtgtgtgtgtgtgtgtgtgtgtgcctgtctgtctgtctgtctgtctgtctgtctgtctgtctgtctgtctgtctgtctgtctgtctgagtatTCTGGTGTATCCATATCCGCATGTTCTATCTTTGTTTTGCAGATATGTCATGTATGTTGGAGTTTCCCAAGCGTTTTCCTCATGTTTCTTTTCCTGTGTAAGCTTTTGTCTCTGTCAAAGCTGTTGCTGACCCTGAGAGCTCTCGGCTCAATACGAAGTAACCAAAAGGCTTCTCTGCGATTTGTTATAGCTTTTCTTGGCGTTTAGTTTTACTTTTATAATTGCTGTTCTAGATGTAGGTGTGCCTTGAATGGACACAAAAGAAGGAAATACATGTTTTTCtcggtggttgttgttgttgttgttgttgttgttgttgttgttgttgttgttgttgttgttgttgctgcctaTTTGAGCATTATGTGCTTTGAGGTGCTGATCTATACAATACTTTTGCTCGTTTGTCTATTTaggcgtatatatatatatatattgaaacCAAGACTCTGCTTTTAAATCGATATTATTTCTCTTTCATTTATCAGATATCATCAAATCTGGACATGGGAACCCTGAAGCAACTAAAACTGAAGCTGCCAGTTTCTCTTGAGCTAACAACGCTGTTTCCTTTTTACGTCATTGAAGACGGACATCAAGTTCTTGTGGATATAACAAACGTCGGtgttgtctgtctatatgtcccCTTTTTGCGTTTCATGGCTTCTGTTGGGATAAACGACTCCAAGGAAAGGGAGATCCAGGACAATAACGGGGCAGAAATTGTTTCTGGGGAACAGGCATTGAAATCAAAACACTACAATCATATCCGATATGCCTGTCTGCAGCAAAAACATTGCTACAAAACAGAAGAATCTGACAGCCACAAATGTGAAATGGGCGATAACTTTAGCGGGAGAATAAAGATCAGAAGGACGCAAACTTCTTCGGTTATTTGTGATAACAAAACAATGGCCGAAGACAAGTTTGATCTCCCAGTTGAACTTAATGATGAGCAAGGCATGTTGTGCGGTGACAACAGTTGTTGCGCGAACTTTGATAACAATGATTCTGCCATTGATCAAACTAGCAAAACATGCCCTGAGAGTGTGAAGTTCCTCTCATCCACAGAAGTGGGTTGGCCTACAACAAATGAAGGCATTGTCATTCAAAAGCTTTTGGGAGTGCTTGGACACATGTGTCCGGACAGAAATTGCAACGTCAGAGAGACTGACTGCATTGCGCCTGTGGTCATAGAACCAACAATGACAGTGTTCAGAGATTGTACTCAAACTGTAACTCCTTTTTCTCCGGTTTACAATGACACTTCATTTCTGTTATATGAAGTTGCCGAGAATTATTTGTCAGAGTTATGTGGTTTGGATGCGCATTACCTTGAGCCTTTGGTATGCCTGGAACATGTTACTGCTTGTAAAATACATCGTGATATTGCCTTATGCTCCACCATTAGCATTAGTACCAATGTAGTGTGCACTAAAAATATCGTAGAAACAGCTACTTTGTCAGTACAAGCCACACTAACTCACCACCTTGGTTTCCACGGGCACAGTCGCTGCGAAATCTTGTATGTAAGCGAAGGTTTCCCATGGGGAGAGCAAACTGCAGGTCAACCTCATAATGGAGTTGAAGATGAAGAAGGGGAAGACCAGAATAGCGGAAGCCATGTAGGTGACGAGTATGACGAGGAATACCCTCAAGTATTTTCCAGTGGATATTCACCTTTTCTAACCGTCACGGTCAGTCCGATTCACGCAGGCAACACCAGTCCTGGTGACGTGTTCCCGGTCGAAGAGACTGGCCTAAAGGATGGGGATAAAACAAGCTCTACCAACTCTCCACCTACATCACTGCCATCCTTCTTTTCGCACTCACAGATTTCGGACACATCTGATACACACGACATGAATCTTTTCAAATTCGGCCCTGTTTGCTACAGAAGCGATGCATTTTCTGAACATACAGAGAATGTCAGAGTTGACAAAACAACGGATATTGGCGTTACTGATGCAGCTGACTTGGAGAAAAGTAAGTGTTTCGGAGAAAGAGACGACGAAGATCAGCCATTGAAGAAGGATTGCCACGAGCCACGGGCATCAACACTACAGACACAGAACTACCCCGAAATGAGAGCCATGGAAAAAGCGGTCAGGGACTTGAAGACGAAAGGGGTCGAGCTTCATGAATACCAGCCAGCTGAGCTAAAGACACACGGGAAAACGACGAAAGACGCAGAAGAATGCGACTGTGACGACTCTGATTGGTCTAATGAGCTTCAGCGGTATTTGTCCCCGCCTCTACGTCCAAGGCCTGAGTTTCGCGAATGGGCTGTTGGAATGGTTCGAGCCCCATTTAGACAACAGTTCCAAAGCATGCAGCAAAACTCATCTGCGTCAGCAGGTCTAGAAAGCGAATGGAAGCGACTGGCCACCTTTTGCCACTATGAAGCTCCAGCGGGAATATATCTAATCCCCATCGCAGCAGCTGGCTTCTTTCTCGTCAATGAAGTCGACGCTTCAAACAGCAATGACGCTAAAGTAGAGTGCGCTTTCTGCACAGTTGTTGTAGTTATCAAGCGTTTCTGTGGCAGAAATGCTATGGCCCTTCACGCTGAACTGAAGCCACAGTGTCGATTCGTCCGTGGAGAGGACGTCGGGAATATTTCCATTGCTGAGGCGGCAGAGCGCTCAGGTGCCGTCTTCGTGGAAAAGTATTCAATACCTGCAGGACATGCTTCTGATGGTGAGTAACGTAAATTTATAAAACTTTCTTTGTTGGGATTATAGTTTGGGTGGTCTCTATGGTTATGGTGGTGATAATGAGTAAATAAAGACAGAACTTTGATATGGACAAAATTGGCATTGGTTTCACGAGTTGCAGTGTAACTTTTTACATGTCGTACATGCTATGTACATAAAACAGTAACATGCAAGAATTAGGCAAGACATCGGTCCGGTTAAGTGATGCATGACACTTTGAAATAAGCAACCATCCTGGTTGGGTTTCTAAAAAGTGATGTATGAAACTCTTGACGCTTTGATGAGTCCGTTTAATACATGGGTTCTgaattttggttttttttcgtgTGATGAATTGGTCAAATgacatgttttttgttgttataCTGATTCTGATCAATTTCCTGTACGTTACTGTGATAGTAGTGGTATGTCTGTATAGTTGTGTTGATGTCGCTCGTTTTTTAAAAGCATATGTGGGGTGATTATACCGTAATACGTTTGGTCGGTCTTCTTCCCGTCCAGACTCAGTAAACTTCTATTCCTCTCCGTCTTTTCTTAATTGTTTTTTGTGCTTGTTCATTTCCACCTGTCTCCTCGTGTTTGCCTAAAGTCGCAAACTGCATTTAGGTCAGATCTGTTTTTGTCTGCTCTGCTCTTGTcattgttcttttgttgttctttCGTATTTATTTTACTTCTCGAAGACCGGTAAATCATTTTTATCAAAGTTATCTTAATGTTAGCACTAAAACACAATTGGTGAATGTTAAAGGGTAGCCCTATGAGGTTTGTAGCACCCTCAGTCCGTggctcaattttcaatcaatcaatcaatgaagcagTCAGTCAGCCATTCTAATGCTCCTTAAATATTCCCCtcaccaccttttttcttcgaCTTTAAAACAAGAAGCAACACTTTACTAGATCTAAGTGTTGTCAGTGCTTCTGCCTATTTGTGTTATATCCCTCTTACTGCATTCGTAATTTAAGTCTTTCTAACCATCGTTCCTCTTCACTGCAGCCACCCAAAGAAGCCTCCAAACCGCCACAAGCCCAGTAAGAAGAGATCATCTGGCCGAAGTACTGGCAACCGACTCCGAACCAACTGCTGCTGAGGAGCCTGCAAGTTACCCGCTGTCTCTGCCGACCGACAAGCCTGGATCAGTTTTCTCCTCCCTGCCTGCAGACATAAGGAGTTCCCAACCCTTTGGTAACAACGACAGTGGCAGGCTCAGAGACACAGCAGGGCCGCAGCTTCACCAGCAGCTTCAGCGGGATGGAACACAAGGTTCAGGTTCTCGAGATGTCGGAGAGACTGTGGCTGATTCCAGGCCAGCTTTGGCGGCTGGTACTGGTGGAAGTCATCTGGCTGCTTCAGCATCCGCGACAGCGCCCAGTGCCGGTATGTTGCTCATTTAATGTTATTATCAGTGATAATCGAAGGTACACTTACTTGGAGCAAGAAAAGGAAGAGAGCATACATGTACCATCAATAACACTTCAGCAGAATATATgaataaaatacacacacacacacacacacacacacacacacacacacacacacacacacacacacacacacacacacacacacttgattaTGATTTCATACTTCCATGCAGGAGAAATGTAAATGGCAATTGTAGAGGAAATTCTAGGTGAAAGTGCACTTTTATTTACTGCACGATGGCACGAAATGTTTTAGAAGGGCAAGAAAGCTCTTGAATAATCAAAGGCAGATATGCCCTGTGGTGATTGCTTCAAAGGGCAGAACGTCTTGCGCGGATTACCCCAAAGGGCAGAAATGTACAGTGGCGATTACCCCAAAGGGCAGAATTGTACAATGGCGATTGCTTCAAAGGGCAGAAATTTACAGTGGCGATTGCTTCAAAGGGCGGAAATGTACAGTGGCGATTGCTTCAAAGGGCAGAAATGTATGGTGGCGATTGCTTCAAAGGGCAGAAATGTACAGTGGCAATTGCTTCACAGGGCAGAAATGTCCTCTGACAATTGCTTCAAAGGGCAGAAATGCCCTGTGACAATTGCTTCAAAGGGCAGAAATACACTGTTAAGATTGCTTCAGAGGGAAGAAATATCCTTTAGTGATTGTTTCAAAGGGAAGCCTTGCCCTGTGGTGATTGCTTCAAAGGGCAGAAAGTCCCGCAACAATTTCCACAGAGGGCAGAAATGTCCTGTGACGATTGCTTCAATGGGCAGAAATGTCCTTTGGTGATTGTTTCCATGGGCAGCCGTGCCCTGTGGTGATTCCTTCAAGGGCCAGAAATGTCCTGTGACGATTGCTTCAATGGGCAGAAATGTCCTTTGGTGATCGTTTCCATGGGCAGCCGTGCCCTGTGGTGATTCCTTCAAGGGCCAGAAATGTCCTGTGACGATTGCTTCAATGGGCAGAAATGTCCTTTGGTGATCGTTTCCATGGGCAGCCGTGCCCTGTGGTGATTCCTTCAAGGGCCAGAAATGTCCTGTGACGATTGCTTCAATGGGCAGAAATGTCCTTTGGTGATCGTTTCCATGGGCAGCCGTGCCCTGTGGTGATTCCTTCAAGGGGCAGAAATGACCTGTGATGATTGCTTCGGAGGGCAAAAATggccttttgtgtttgttgcaaATGTTTGGTGAATATTGCTGGGCAAAATGTCCTGTGATGATAGCATGAAAGGTCACAATTGTCCTCTGGTGATTGCTACAGTGGCAAGAATGTCTGCACAAAATGATAAGAGCCTTGGGAATAGATATATATGGTATGTTGTAAGATCATCTGCAGGGCTGTACTACCCCCATAATTATACGCGGCAACTTTCTGTCAGCTTAGACAGCAGAAACTCATGTCTTAGCAGAGATGCTCTTGAGTTAGACAGAAGTACAAGGGCATAGATGCTCCTGTGTTTAACAGGTAGGACAGAAATGCCCTATCAAACAGCAACATTCAGCACACCCGAGCCCCAATCCTCCAGCTCTGGCACCGCAACACCCAGCCAGACCACCACAGcaaaccagccagccagcaacCAGACCAACGGCCCACACCAGACCACCAGAGTGTCAGCAGGTCCCGTGACCTCTGGAGGAACAGCACGTGAAGCACCCCAGAGCATTGCACAAGGGTCAGAGGGCGTGGAAAGAAGCCAGATCAGTGGCAATGGAGGTGGCACTGACAGTAGTGGTCGCTCTGAGAACGGCACGGAGAGACAGGTCAGTTGTGGTTTTAAAAGGATATCTATGTTATTAAGCACACAGCCTGATTATCTAAACTAACAGTTTGTTGGTGTCATTGCCAGAGTGTTACGAAAAGCTGTACTCTGGACATGATTTTTGGACACAGGTCTATGGAGTTTTCAGCCTTAGCAGTACCACGTGTCCGAACATCCTGTCCATATGCTCTATTGGGTTCACTGCTGTGAAGGGCTGACTGCCACTCGCACAGTCTCCATTTTAATACCTAACCAGGAAATCTGTTTTGGCACCCTCTGACGAAGGGCCTTTCTGTTAGTCGATAACCACCTGTCTGAAGaatatttttgctttgcacAATGATACCAGCAGATGTAACAGGAAGCAAGTGACCGGACAGTGTTAATTTAATTATCATGggtttgtgtgactgtgtctcagtctgtgtgCTCTGATATGGCACAGAGGTGACTAATGCACTTTTAATTAGTCTGTTAGATTTTCCTAGTAACATCCAGGCTCTGGATACACGTATACGTGGTGGCAATTATCTTGGCGCGTGctgtttgatttatttttgtccaAGTAGTTCCTTTTAGGAAAATAACATACTCTTTGTTCTTGCAGCTGGATGCTTTGTACAATAAGAGGTCAGCATATCCAAAAAGGAAGGCTGATTGAACATGCAGTTTAGATCTGTTTTTGAATGATCGATTCCTGTTGTATAGATTATACCTCCATCTAGTAGTGTTGCAAAATTGATAGAGAAAATGTTCACAGCAAAATCAGCAGGTGAAACAACTGTTGCAACAGCGACAGAAACAACCACAACTACAGAAATTGCAACACATCAACGGCAAGAAGTACCAATACTGTGCTGGTAACGAAGCAACTCAAACTGACGAAGATGCTATTATCACAcatttctaaaaaaataaacaaaacaaaacccacaaacAGTGACCAAAACAACTGTCGTCAAAATTGACAGTGAGCCCAGTTGCTACAGTGTACAATGAAACCAACCACGAGAAACGCATGAAACTGCCGACGCTGCTGTCATCACACCTACATGttcgaaaaacaaaacaacaacaaaactcgcAGTGATCAGAACAAATGTCAACAAAAATCACAACGCAAACAACCCACACTAATGTCAAGAATGACGTTCTACCATCACACGCAAGAACACAGGTGAGACCGTCATTTTCAACTCCTACATGCTAACAATCAACTTAAATGCTTGCATCACCTTATTGTTTTCAACCAGAATTCCAGTTTAAAAAATGAAACATTTTTCAAGAGTGCTCATTTCTGTTCCACATCATATTTGCCAAATTTCAACAAATGCTTACTTCTTCTAAAAACACAGTTGGTAACATACGAGGAGCTGGGCATATTCTCCCAAAGACCGAAGCGACCTGACATGGCTGTGACACAAGTGCGCATCAACACTTTCGAAGGCTGGCCCCACCAGGCTTCACACCCGAAGGAGGAGATGGCAGAGGCTGGATTCTACTACACTGGTAAATATCTGATTTCATTGTCGGGTGGGTTTTGtctttctcactctcagtctTTCGCCTCTGTGaggacgtagctcagtcggtagcacgctccgtcgcgatataaccttgaatggttgaaaacgacgttaaacaccaaataaagaaaggtaGCACGCTGACTCTATAAGTTCCTCCctgtcagcgtgggttcgaacccgtaATTCCTGGCTGCAGACTCTTCCAGGTGGCCAGACACCCTTGTGTGCATGCAAGCACTCGATACAGATTccaagctcacagcgaattaGTATCAGGGCTTGGAATACACGCATGCATCGAACAAACGAAGATTAAAAAACCCATCGCTGCACACCATCCTAAGTagtaagagaagaaaaaaacggaATTCCCTTCAGAAAATTCCTCAATGACAAATACCAAATCCGAATCAGTTAGTTCGGTTCCCACCTGCCCTAACTTAAAATAtacaccccccgccccccacccccctcccctctctctcttaattttctttctttcttcctctatctctcactctttctctctctttctccatcccccctctctctccctctctctccctctccctccccaatGTCAGTGAATGTTTAGAAAGGCAAAATTACCATACAAGGTTCTGATAGAAGAAGAGTGAGAACTTGATTTGATGAGATTTTGTTTCAGCGGGTAGCAGCTATTCTATTTGGTGCTTCGGTGTTTACCGAGGAAGACTCTAAGATACCAGTTCCAACTTGGTTTATCTTTCTTGTCATTACAAACGAGATATCTCGCCATTAAAGTGGTAGAATATGAAGACTGACCGAATTTACACTTCTTTAAAGGACACTAAAGGCAAGGAATACCTTGCTCATTTGAATGGTCTTTTCTTTGGTGGTTGTGTCATACCTGGATCGTCCATTTTCAGGCCATGCGGACCTTGTCAGATGTTTCCACTGCAAAGGAGGGCTGAAAACATGGGAAAGTTCTGACCAGCCGTGGATCGAACACAGCCGCTGGTTCCCCCGCTGTCCGTTCATCAAGCTGTGCAAGGGACAGAAGTTTGTGCAGGCGGTGCAGAAGCTGAACGACCCAGACACTAGGCCCACGGTAAGGGGTGGTGTGTTTgttcctgtgtgtatgtcaAGAACGGCAGGGCAGCATGACCACAAGGGTGTTGTATGATGTTCCTTATCCTGTGTGTATGTCAAGAACGGCAGGGCAGCATGACCACAAGGGTGTTGTATGATGTTCCTTatcctgtgtgtatgtctggaaCAGGATGGTAGCATGACCACAACGTTGTTGTGTGGTGTGTCTGTTCCTGTGTATGTCTGGAACAGGAGGGCAGCATGACCACACGGGAGTTGTGTTGATGCAGATCAGAACTGTGACTTGCATGAGCAGAATTTCGTCAACATAATTTATTGACCGTCTCAAACAAGAGCAGCTTGATTGAATTTTTACCTCAATATATTGTCTCCGGAAGATATGTATGGATGATATGTAATTGTTTCAGATCACTGAAAGTGACGTTCTGGTGGAAATCAGGAATATGGAAGACGAAGAAAGAAGCAGTCGTAAGTCGAGAAATTCTCAGTACTTTCATGCTCAGTAACGGGCTCTTTGTGATTCTCGTCATTTAATTTCATAAATCACATAATTGACAACGCAAATCTGATATCCAGTCACGGTTTTGACACGAGGGAGAATTGTCAAGAAGGCtagttctttctgtttttctttgcaAGATCTGAATGCTTATTTTAACCGATATTTTTTTCTGTGGGTTTTCTTCGCTCACATTCGCTTACTTGGGATCAGTGATTGAGAATGTCATCCAGTGTCAAAACGTcaaaagcagtgaaattgacgaacTTTGTACACGAGTTGTTGAAGTTAACTGAAGCCAAAGCTctggttgctgctagctttcctcaTTGAGGAAACGATCAGAATTCCCAATCAGTTGTATACCAGGGCTATGAAAATGAGAGAAACATTAATGTAGACCTGAAAGATGTGGCCAATACTGACGATAATGACCTGTTTTAGTGCGTGATGATGTGGTGTTGTTGGAGAATTTGCCCAACCCCAACGCTCCGGCTGATCCGGTCGATGCAGTTCTTGCCAGGACTGGTCTGCGTGTGGACGCTGACGTCACTGAGGCCAGCATGCAAGGTATGACGTCACcatgttatctctctctctctctctctctctctctctctctctctctctctctctcttcatcagtacatgtattatcttatcttttctctctctttctctttctctatctctccccctttttctgtctctctccccctttcttcatctctctccctgttctctccctgtctttctgtatgtatgtctgtctctcccccccccccccccccctctctctctgtctctctctgtctgtctctctctgtctctgtctctgtctctgtctctgtctctgtctctctctctctctctctctctctctctctctctctctctctcctattttCGAGTCTCTCTGATTGGATGCTTCGTCTCTGAGATGTTGACATCCTGCTAACAGACTTGTGGAAACTTTACAACACAGATCACACAAGATTTTAAGTTCTGGCGTCTTTTTGGTATGTATATATGCGCCtttttgtcttgtctgtctgtctatttgtctgtaagttgttgtttttttcttcctgcaCAATCCCCTCTTGAGAGTGTTCAAACTCAGCATTTCATTGTTGACAGAGGTTGCGGAACGCTTGGCAGAGGAGAATGAGGAGCTGACGAGCAGCACTCTGTGTAAAATGTGTCAGACGAACGAAGTGAACGTGCTCTTCCTGCCTTGTGGCCACCTGGTGTCCTGTGCACAGGTATGTTCTAGGAAATGATGACAGTGAAACTCGCAGACGAACATGCTTTGACCATGccctattgtgtgttttttgtgaatgtttttgttgGTTGGTATTCTTATTTATTGATTGTTGATTTTCAGACGAGTATGTACCTTGTCCTTGCttaaatgttattttttgtATTGATTGGTTGTTGACTTTACTTGTCCTTTGAACCCGAGAGGGCCATTCAGGACTGATTCCGCTTTGTTCTTTTTGctctttctgttgttgttgttgttgtagtgtgTTTATCATTCTGTCTGTTGTGTCAGCAAGTCTTTGTTATCGTCTTTCTCTGTTATTTTCTTGTTGTTAACGTCTTTCTCTGTTGCCGTTTTTACTACTACCACCCTCTCTGTGTTTTATGTTGCATAAACAGTTTACATTTTCAAACTTCACTTGCTCATTATATTGCATCCTTCTGTGGAAGTTTATCAAGGTTTAGTGATCACAGTTCCTTGTACAACAGTATGCAACAACGTTTCTAATTTTCCTTAACAGTGTGCCCCAGCACTTCGCACGTGCGCTATGTGTCGCCAACCAGTGAGAGGCTCTGTACGCGTGCTTCTGGACGAGAAAAGGGAGAGTGAGGAAGCCAGACAACAACCCTCTGGTGGAGCTGCTGCTTCTACCCAGGGTAAAGCCTAGAGTAAAGTAAATGTGGAGCTGTCCTGTACTTGTCtgctgtggagagagagagagagagagagagagagagagagagagagagagagagagagagagagagagagagagagagagagcgagagagagagagagagagaggcaggcatTCGGGGGGGAGGGATGTGAGTAAGCAGAAGGATCCTAatcctagagagagagagagagggaggggggatacTTTCATGTGCATGTCATGAATAGCAGAAACGTTGGAGAAAAAATCAAGGAGTCCTGAAAAAATTGTGTATGTATATTCTCTATGTTGCATTCATATACAAAGATGCAAattttcaagaaaaaaagaagaaagaaaagagac
The window above is part of the Littorina saxatilis isolate snail1 unplaced genomic scaffold, US_GU_Lsax_2.0 scaffold_271, whole genome shotgun sequence genome. Proteins encoded here:
- the LOC138957617 gene encoding uncharacterized protein gives rise to the protein MGTLKQLKLKLPVSLELTTLFPFYVIEDGHQVLVDITNVGVVCLYVPFLRFMASVGINDSKEREIQDNNGAEIVSGEQALKSKHYNHIRYACLQQKHCYKTEESDSHKCEMGDNFSGRIKIRRTQTSSVICDNKTMAEDKFDLPVELNDEQGMLCGDNSCCANFDNNDSAIDQTSKTCPESVKFLSSTEVGWPTTNEGIVIQKLLGVLGHMCPDRNCNVRETDCIAPVVIEPTMTVFRDCTQTVTPFSPVYNDTSFLLYEVAENYLSELCGLDAHYLEPLVCLEHVTACKIHRDIALCSTISISTNVVCTKNIVETATLSVQATLTHHLGFHGHSRCEILYVSEGFPWGEQTAGQPHNGVEDEEGEDQNSGSHVGDEYDEEYPQVFSSGYSPFLTVTVSPIHAGNTSPGDVFPVEETGLKDGDKTSSTNSPPTSLPSFFSHSQISDTSDTHDMNLFKFGPVCYRSDAFSEHTENVRVDKTTDIGVTDAADLEKSKCFGERDDEDQPLKKDCHEPRASTLQTQNYPEMRAMEKAVRDLKTKGVELHEYQPAELKTHGKTTKDAEECDCDDSDWSNELQRYLSPPLRPRPEFREWAVGMVRAPFRQQFQSMQQNSSASAGLESEWKRLATFCHYEAPAGIYLIPIAAAGFFLVNEVDASNSNDAKVECAFCTVVVVIKRFCGRNAMALHAELKPQCRFVRGEDVGNISIAEAAERSGAVFVEKYSIPAGHASDATQRSLQTATSPVRRDHLAEVLATDSEPTAAEEPASYPLSLPTDKPGSVFSSLPADIRSSQPFGNNDSGRLRDTAGPQLHQQLQRDGTQGSGSRDVGETVADSRPALAAGTGGSHLAASASATAPSAGRTEMPYQTATFSTPEPQSSSSGTATPSQTTTANQPASNQTNGPHQTTRVSAGPVTSGGTAREAPQSIAQGSEGVERSQISGNGGGTDSSGRSENGTERQLVTYEELGIFSQRPKRPDMAVTQVRINTFEGWPHQASHPKEEMAEAGFYYTGHADLVRCFHCKGGLKTWESSDQPWIEHSRWFPRCPFIKLCKGQKFVQAVQKLNDPDTRPTITESDVLVEIRNMEDEERSSLRDDVVLLENLPNPNAPADPVDAVLARTGLRVDADVTEASMQEVAERLAEENEELTSSTLCKMCQTNEVNVLFLPCGHLVSCAQCAPALRTCAMCRQPVRGSVRVLLDEKRESEEARQQPSGGAAASTQGKA